The nucleotide sequence GAACTTGAACCTGAACTCGAACTTGAACCTGAACTCGAACTCGAACCTGAAACTGAACTTGAACCTGAGACTGAACTTGAACTTGAACTTGAGACTAAGTTAAAACGGGCACTCGTCTTTAATGACAGCTTTTGGAACTAAAACAATGGATTGCCAGTCTTAATACTTTGTACTTACTACTAGCTACCAACTACCACCTACTAATTCCTAAATACCACTACACACTTCAAGCTAGAAACTTATCTTTGTGCCGCATGAAAATGAAATTTGACTTACTACAAACTGATGCAAACAGCCAGGCTAGAGCAGGTGTGGTGCATACAGATCACGGTGCGATAGAGACACCTATATTTATGCCTGTAGGTACAGTTGGTACCGTAAAAGGTGTGCATCAAAGGGAATTGAAGGAAGAAGTGAATCCAGATATTATTCTGGCTAACACCTATCATCTCTATTTAAGACCAGGAACTGAGGTTCTTGAAAAGGCTGGTGGACTGCACCAGTTCATGAATTGGGACCGTCCTATTTTGACTGATTCTGGAGGATACCAGGTTTATTCCTTGAGTGCCAATAGAAAAATCAAGGAAGAAGGTGTGAAATTCAAATCACACATTGATGGTTCCTATCACACCTTTACACCAGAACGTGCCATGGATATACAGCGCTCCATAGGTGCAGACATCATCATGGCTTTTGATGAGTGTACTCCTTATCCATGTGAATTCAATTATGCACGTCGCAGTATGCACATGACGCATCGATGGTTAAAAAGGTGTATTGAGCATTTCAATAACACACCAGATAAATATGGGTTTACCCAGACATTGTTTCCCATCATTCAAGGAAGTACTTACCCAGAATTGAGACAGCAAAGCGCCGAGTTTGTGGCCAATTGTGATATGGATGCCAATGCCATAGGTGGATTGTCCGTTGGTGAACCTGCAGAGGAAATGTATGCCATGACTGATGTAGTCACCGCTATACTTCCTAAGGACAAACCGCGTTATCTTATGGGTGTAGGAACGCCTATCAATCTACTCGAGAATGTCGCCCTTGGAATCGATATGTTTGATTGTGTGATGCCTACCAGAAATGGTAGAAATGGTATGATCTTTACTGCTAATGGGAGCATCAATATCAAGAACAAAAAATGGGAAATGGATTTCAGTCCATTGGATGATGGCGCTTACGCTTGGGTGGATACTGAGTATTCCAAAGCTTATGTTAGACATCTATTTACCGTAAATGAAATGTTAGGTAGGCAAATATGTACGATTCATAACCTGGCTTTCTATTTGTGGTTGATGCGCGAGGCTCGCAAACACATACTAGCAGGAGATTTTAGAGCCTGGAAGGATCAAATGGTAAAACAAATGGATAATAGACTGTAGTGTTTAGCATACTGGATAGATACATATTAAAAAGATATCTAGGGAGTTTCTTCCTGTTGTTATTGCTATTCCTACCTATCATGGTAACTGTACATGTTGCCGAAAAAATAGGAAAGATCATTTCTAATGAAGTTCCTTTTCTTGAGGTGATTCTGTACCTGGGAGATTTCACCATGTATTTCACAAATTTCCTGTTTCCCATTTTCCTCTTTATATCCACGATGTTTTTTACCTCAAAGTTGGCTAACAATACAGAGGTCATTGCATTTTTGAGTTCGGGAGTTTCCTTCAATAGGTTTTTACGTCCTTATATTATAGGAGCTACTTTGATCTGCGGCTTAGCCTTACTACTCAGCGCTATTTTTGTACCGCAGGCAGCCTCAGGCTTTAATGAATTCCAACAACAATATTTTAGAAAAGGTGATGCCTCAGAAACGACAAATGTCTTTAGGCAAATCAACGATAATGACTTTGTTTATGTGAGCAATTATCAGCCTTCACGCCAGACAGGTTTTGACTTTACGCTGGAACATTTTGAAGATGATGAACTCAAGTACAAAATCTACGCAAGCAGGATAGCATTTCAGGACAGTGTCTATGTGTTGAGCCAGTATAAAAAGAGGATTATCCTTGAAGATCGCGAGATCATTCATGAGAAAAACCGACTGGATACCATCTTTGATTTTGATATTGACGAGCTCACTCCAACTAAGTTTATCGCAGAAACCAAATCCTACACAGATCTCAATGAATTTATCGCTCTGGAAGAAAAACGTGGTAATGCCAACATGAACATTTATTATGTGGAGAAGTACAAGCGTATCTCCATACCAATAAGTGCCTTTATTTTTACCATCATAGCTGTAGCTGTGTCATCCGTCAAAAAACGTGGTGGTATGGGAACCAATCTCGCCATAGGCATAGTAATTGCGATGGTATACATGTTTCTAGATAAGGTTTTTGGAACCATTGCAGAAAAGAGCACCTTCAACCCATGGATCGCCGTCTGGACGCCTAACATATTTTTTGCTGTCGTAGCATTATTCCTGTTGAGAAATGCGAGACGATAAATTACTTAACTACCTACACCTTCATTTTATAGTTTTCATTTGGGGATTTACGGCCGTGCTAGGAGCTCTCATTTCTATTGAAAGTATCCCATTGGTATGGTGGCGAATGTTGCTGGCGGTGATTTTGATTTTTATCTACATGAAAATCATGCGCATACCGTTACAGTTCAAAGGTGTCAACGCCTTACCGCGCAAACGCATTCTGGGTTTTGTAGGCGCAGGAATTGTTATTGCGCTGCATTGGGTGACCTTTTTTGGAGCTATCAAGGAAAGCAATGTAAGTGTCACGCTGGCCATGTTAAGTACAGGCGCTTTTTTTACAGCAATATTGGAACCTTTGTTCACCTCAAAAAAGTTTGTAGGGTATGAA is from Nonlabens sp. YIK11 and encodes:
- the tgt gene encoding tRNA guanosine(34) transglycosylase Tgt, with translation MKFDLLQTDANSQARAGVVHTDHGAIETPIFMPVGTVGTVKGVHQRELKEEVNPDIILANTYHLYLRPGTEVLEKAGGLHQFMNWDRPILTDSGGYQVYSLSANRKIKEEGVKFKSHIDGSYHTFTPERAMDIQRSIGADIIMAFDECTPYPCEFNYARRSMHMTHRWLKRCIEHFNNTPDKYGFTQTLFPIIQGSTYPELRQQSAEFVANCDMDANAIGGLSVGEPAEEMYAMTDVVTAILPKDKPRYLMGVGTPINLLENVALGIDMFDCVMPTRNGRNGMIFTANGSINIKNKKWEMDFSPLDDGAYAWVDTEYSKAYVRHLFTVNEMLGRQICTIHNLAFYLWLMREARKHILAGDFRAWKDQMVKQMDNRL
- a CDS encoding LptF/LptG family permease gives rise to the protein MFSILDRYILKRYLGSFFLLLLLFLPIMVTVHVAEKIGKIISNEVPFLEVILYLGDFTMYFTNFLFPIFLFISTMFFTSKLANNTEVIAFLSSGVSFNRFLRPYIIGATLICGLALLLSAIFVPQAASGFNEFQQQYFRKGDASETTNVFRQINDNDFVYVSNYQPSRQTGFDFTLEHFEDDELKYKIYASRIAFQDSVYVLSQYKKRIILEDREIIHEKNRLDTIFDFDIDELTPTKFIAETKSYTDLNEFIALEEKRGNANMNIYYVEKYKRISIPISAFIFTIIAVAVSSVKKRGGMGTNLAIGIVIAMVYMFLDKVFGTIAEKSTFNPWIAVWTPNIFFAVVALFLLRNARR